In Hydra vulgaris chromosome 06, alternate assembly HydraT2T_AEP, a genomic segment contains:
- the LOC136081338 gene encoding general transcription factor II-I repeat domain-containing protein 2A-like has translation MTAVVKTINHIRSNALKRRQFRALREQNEDEHGDLLLHSEVRWLSEGNILNRFWECLPSVLQFMVTQKFSFITMSIEEFKCKLAFLCNITAQFNVLNKRLQGRRVLVCDLINHITVMKTKLNLYKTQFASGSCTHFPTLNECQPSKEMLSSFSLIVTALYDQFENRFNEFEDLKKHMVFLCYPFDFDMNDISILKDFEEADILKAEDELINFQCDDELRRKAPKKDEDGTFGESLIIFWHAVIKERFPVLKKHANRLICMYGTSYQCEQTFSAMKIIKNVYRTRLTDTHLNDLVLAATTKYSPNFYSCFMCFFS, from the exons ATGACAGCTGtagtaaaaacaatcaatcatATACGTTCCAATGCACTCAAACGGCGTCAATTTCGTGCGCTAAGGGAACAAAATGAAGATGAACATGGTGATCTTCTTCTTCATTCAGAG GTTAGGTGGCTATCAGAAGGAAATATTCTTAACAGATTTTGGGAGTGTTTGCCAAGTGTACTGCAGTTCATGGTAACTcaaaaattttcattcattacAATGTCTATTGAAGAGTTTAAGTGTAAACTGGCTTTCCTTTGCAACATCACAGCACAATTCAATGTTCTGAATAAGAGATTACAAGGCCGCCGTGTGCTGGTTTGTGATTTGATCAACCACATCACTGTGATGAAGACAAAACTTAATTTGTACAAAACTCAATTTGCATCTGGTAGTTGTACTCATTTTCCTACTTTAAATGAATGTCAACCATCAAAGGAAATGTTATCGTCATTTTCATTAATAGTGACTGCTCTGTATGATCAATTTGAAAACAGATTTAATGAATTTGAAGACTTAAAAAAGCATATGGTTTTTTTGTGTTATCCATTTGACTTTGATATGAATGATATTAGTATTCTAAAGGACTTTGAAGAAGctgatattttaaaagcagAGGATGAACTAATTAACTTTCAATGTGACGACGAGTTGAGAAGAAAGGCAccaaaaaaagatgaagatggCACTTTTGgtgaaagtttaattattttctggCATGCTGTCATAAAGGAACGTTTTCCAGTTCttaaaaaacatgcaaatagACTTATCTGTATGTATGGCACTAGTTACCAATGCGAACAAACATTCTCAGccatgaaaattataaaaaatgtttacagaaCAAGACTGACTGACACTCATTTGAATGACCTTGTGCTAGCTGCAACAACAAAATACTCACCAAATTTTTATTCgtgttttatgtgttttttttcttaa
- the LOC136081339 gene encoding protein FAM200C-like, producing the protein MSSSVDCETRASNMVSWILAKNLKPFTDGEIIKECIIEASKFLFPNDKKIHDKFQSMHLSARTVTRKIEKMVVNVYEQLSNNLSEAEFVSIALDESTDLVVKAQLCVYARFITTNCCLLEELLGIEPLETTTTGQDIYDKLFKILKNRKMPLQKLSSVVTDGPPAMIGRIRGVVALLRNSGEFPNKFMSYHCVI; encoded by the coding sequence ATGTCTAGCAGTGTTGATTGTGAAACTCGTGCCTCTAATATGGTGTCATGGATATTAGCAAAAAACCTGAAACCATTTACTGATGGTGAAATAATCAAAGAATGCATCATTGAAGCATCAAAATTTCTTTTcccaaatgataaaaaaattcatgacaAATTTCAAAGTATGCACTTGTCCGCGCGTACAGTTACTCGAAAAATTGAGAAAATGGTTGTTAATGTTTATGAACAATTGTCAAACAATCTGTCAGAAGCTGAATTTGTGAGTATCGCTCTCGATGAGTCTACTGACCTTGTCGTTAAAGCACAACTCTGTGTTTATGCACGTTTTATCACTACGAATTGTTGTTTACTTGAAGAACTGCTTGGAATTGAACCACTGGAAACAACTACAACTGGACAAGACATTTATgacaaattattcaaaatattaaaaaataggaaaatgcCTCTTCAAAAATTATCTTCAGTTGTCACAGATGGCCCTCCTGCTATGATTGGAAGAATTCGAGGAGTTGTTGCTTTGCTGAGAAATAGTGGTGAGTTTCCTAACAAATTTATGTCATATCACTGTGTGATATGA